ATCGGATCCAACGATAAGACATGAGTGGGGTTCAGAATGTTTTAGTCATGATGGAAAATACATTACTTATGGTTCGAATCGAAAGAATCCCTCAGACATGCTTATATATATAAGAAATATGAATCGTGAAAAAGATTTTTGCATTACGGATAATGAGGGTTGGTATATTCCTGGCTACTGGTCTCCCAATAATAAAAAACTAAACTGTTCTCAATTAATAACTTTAACTGATTATGCTATATGGATTCTCGATGTAGAAAATAGAAGTATGGAAAAAATTAATTTAGAGTATGAACAAAAAAGCAAATTTATTGTTGGACCCTGGTCCGTTAATCAAAATGGCTTTTACCTTTTATCCGATTTAAATAGAGAGTTCATGGGTCTTGCATTCTACAATATTGATACCTCAAAACTGGAATGGATATTAACCTCTCCTTACGATATAGAATTAATAGACATTAGTTTAGATGGAAAACTGCTCCTATGGACAGAAAATGTGGATGGTTATAGTAAATTGTACAAGAAAGACATGGTGAATCAAGAAATTATGGAAATTACTCCAACCATTAAGAAAAATAACAAGAGTATTCCTTTGAACGGCGTTATTGAAGATCTCAAATTATCTACAAACGGAAAAAGAATCGGCATCATGATGGATATGCCTACGTCTCCAACCAATATTTATTTGATAGATCTCGAAAAGAATGAGGAGGATAACAATTGTACGCGCGTTACTACATCTTTATATGGTAATTTATCTGATGATATACTAGTCAAGCCACAATTAATAAGATACAAAAGTTTTGATGAATTAGAGGTTTCTGCATTCTTATATGTTCCCAATAATACTAATTTCAAAAAAATAAATGAAAAGGATAAGGTAAAATATGGTGCTATTTTGTCAATTCATGGTGGTCCTACAGCTCAAGAAAGGCCATACTATGATTATTCCGGGTTATATCAATATCTTTCTAACAATGGATTAACAGTGATTGCACCCAACTTTAGAGGAAGTACCGGGTATGGTAAAAGTTTTGAAAAAAAAATATATCATGACTGGGGTGGCAATGAACTAAAGGATCTAGAATATGCAATTAAATGGCTCATGTCTCAGGATTGGATCGATCCTAAAAGGATAGGGTTATTTGGTGCTAGTTATGGAGGATTTGCAGCATTAAGTTGTATAACTCGTCTACCCCAATATGGATTCAGAGCAGCAGTGGATATTGTTGGTCCAAGCAATCTTGTAACATTTGTCAACACAGTACCTGAACATTGGAAAAGTCTCACTAATGAGCTGGTAGGAGATCCAGTCAAAGAGGAAATTTTTCTTAGGGAGAGGTCCCCTATTACTTTTGTAGATAATATCAATCCACTGACTAGTCTGTTGGTGATACAAGGAGCTAATGATCCCCGAGTAGTTAAAAGCGAATCTGATCAGATAGTTGAAAGAATAAGAGAAAAGGGAATGGACGTAGAATATATGATTTTTGAAGACGAAGGACACGGCTTTACCAAATACAATAATCAAATAAAGGCATTAAAGAAATCTGCAGAATTTCTCTTGGAAAAAATATCATCATAAATATTTCAAAATTTTCTGAGCCATTTCTGGGATACCATTAAACTGGTCAAAACTATTACGAATTCGATTAGAAGCTAGATGTTTTTCATATTTGATAATAATATTTGGTGATCAATTTTAATAAATGAAATAGTATCTACCATCATCACTAATGATTTCTAACGAGATTTCTTACAAAATTACAAGCGAGGAGTTTGGATTAGAAATAATGCCTATCAAGATGGAGCATCAACTTAAAAAAATATTCGTATCTGACAATCTGACAAACAAAGAGTATGGGACTGTGTCATTTCATATAGAAGAAGGATTTCCACTAGCACTTTTCACAGAGAGTTTTCTTATTTTTCCTATAAGATGCAAGCATAATGTCATAAATATGATCAAAATTCCCATAGAGTCGACCTATGAATGGAGGATTATGGATGGAATTACGATAGGTGCTATTAAGCATAACAGCGGGATGGATACAAAATACTCAGATAGTTATATTGGTAGCAATTGTGCTATTTATTTTCCTCAAAGAGGCAAGATGAAGAATCCAATTGGAACACGCAAAATTCAGATAGGTCTAAAAATTGAACCTGTATTTTTAGAGAACAAAACGAAGAATCCAATAAAAACCGAGTCAACAAGACCAGACGATATTTCTAACATGATCATTCTAGATTCTGAACAGGAGCGCAAATATCTTTTGGAAATGTTTCTTGAAAAATTGTGTGGATTTCGAAACAGAAATTCGTATGAAGTAAAGCTGCAATGCAAAAGTATGGTTAATGAGGGACAGTTTGAAAATAGCGAGATTTCTGTCTACTCACAAACGGAACCTGAGACCTGTATCGATCATTACCCTTATATGAAGGTATTAGATGAGAACACTCTCTGCTTTACGTGTAATGATATCACCAAAAGCTGTATCATGTGCAATATTAAGCTAAATCTCAAGTTATGGCATAACGCGAGTCTTGATAAAGTTAGAATAAACTTAGATAGTGATCGATTCTTTACATCAGAGTACGTTAATCTCTCTACCAATTTATTTGATATCATGAAAGTTTATGAAATTGCTTTTTTTGAGATTGAAAACAACGGTAAATCAACTTTAAAGTTTAGAATATTGAACTGTCCCATTCTAAAGATTCTTGACACTATTTGGAGCGCCACTGGTGGTTCATTTCCTTGCGGGAATAAGGGAAATTCAGTAATATTTCAATCACCTCAAGAAAAGGAGTTGCGTAAGTCTCCAATAACTCTTTCAATATCCTGTATTTTTCCATCATCAACTTCTTATATATCTCCGAAATTAGTGGACCATAGAAAAATATTACTAATGAGAAAAATGGTATTTGGAGGATAAGATAATATCTGTGACACACCTCACATATGAAATCGTAAACTAGTTTCAATTACCTTGACATTAACTTTGACTTTTATACTTACGGAACCGATCTGGAGTTTGAAAGGTTACTAGAAGAACTTTAAATTTTTTTATCTAAAGTAGCATAATCAACTGGGTTAACACAGGAATGTAAAGGTCCAGAATGAACCTAAAGCCATGCATATATAGATTTGTTAGAATATGTTGTGGAATTGGTCCTAAACTGGTAAACCATTGAGATGTAGGAAAGGAGACAGGACCCAAACCAGGAAGAGTTATCAACAATATGATCTTGGCGATTTACATTATTCAGTCGTTTTGCAAGAGAATAAATTGTTCAACAAGAATCTGAGAATCAGTTTTTCGTTGAGGATCAATATTCCTGTAGACTGGACTTAGACGTTAACAATTATGTTTAGAGTGGGTATCAATCTAAA
This Candidatus Nitrosocosmicus oleophilus DNA region includes the following protein-coding sequences:
- a CDS encoding S9 family peptidase; its protein translation is MAEFISSKQHKPNHQLPFERFASSIRYTDFDFFKKDNDWIMYISDINGQFNLWRYNSSLTYEGQCSPYPLTNFIDHSLRHFFSSPIDNSLIFFADHQGDENFQIYKIDDIFNSWYEPITSDPTIRHEWGSECFSHDGKYITYGSNRKNPSDMLIYIRNMNREKDFCITDNEGWYIPGYWSPNNKKLNCSQLITLTDYAIWILDVENRSMEKINLEYEQKSKFIVGPWSVNQNGFYLLSDLNREFMGLAFYNIDTSKLEWILTSPYDIELIDISLDGKLLLWTENVDGYSKLYKKDMVNQEIMEITPTIKKNNKSIPLNGVIEDLKLSTNGKRIGIMMDMPTSPTNIYLIDLEKNEEDNNCTRVTTSLYGNLSDDILVKPQLIRYKSFDELEVSAFLYVPNNTNFKKINEKDKVKYGAILSIHGGPTAQERPYYDYSGLYQYLSNNGLTVIAPNFRGSTGYGKSFEKKIYHDWGGNELKDLEYAIKWLMSQDWIDPKRIGLFGASYGGFAALSCITRLPQYGFRAAVDIVGPSNLVTFVNTVPEHWKSLTNELVGDPVKEEIFLRERSPITFVDNINPLTSLLVIQGANDPRVVKSESDQIVERIREKGMDVEYMIFEDEGHGFTKYNNQIKALKKSAEFLLEKISS